From a single Gemmatimonadota bacterium genomic region:
- a CDS encoding serine hydrolase, with amino-acid sequence MGPSLRRFATAITLLLLGLPRTGLAQAFPVEEFDAYVRKAVSDWDVPGLAVAVVKDGQLMFARGYGVQQLGRAGAVDEHTRFAIGSTTKAMTAAALAMLVEEGKLDWNDPVIDHLPWFRLQDPWVTREIRVIDLLTHNAGLGNADFLWYEQDATTRDLLERLRYLEPAYSMRSGFIYQNLMYATAGEVIAAASGVPWARFIQTRILEPLGMRDTRTTLAETEGQPNVAGPHYRLDGTVERIENASVDPVAAAGSIWSSVHDMSVWLRFLLAGGVAADGRRLLEPSTVEWLFTPHSLVEPEDFYPTQELTHPHWTTYGLGWFQADYEGRKVDFHTGSIDGMVAIAGLLRDEGVGVYVLANRDHAEVRHALMYRVFDLYDPEAPRDWSADLLALYDRLDTEQAEAQARRSAARAADTAPSLPLDAYVGTFTHPLYGSVRIERDGARLLARYGRLQGTLEHWERESFDARWSTRWRGTTRLTFVLSGPEVTGVEVGGYTLPRSP; translated from the coding sequence ATGGGCCCGTCCCTCCGCCGCTTCGCGACAGCGATCACCCTGCTCCTGCTCGGCCTGCCGCGAACGGGCCTCGCCCAAGCTTTCCCTGTCGAGGAGTTCGACGCCTATGTGCGCAAGGCCGTCTCGGACTGGGACGTGCCGGGCCTCGCCGTCGCCGTGGTCAAGGATGGTCAACTGATGTTCGCGCGCGGGTACGGCGTCCAGCAGTTGGGCCGAGCGGGTGCCGTGGACGAGCACACTCGCTTTGCCATCGGGTCAACGACCAAAGCGATGACAGCAGCGGCACTGGCGATGTTGGTGGAGGAGGGGAAGCTCGACTGGAACGATCCGGTGATCGACCACCTGCCCTGGTTCCGCCTCCAGGACCCGTGGGTCACCCGGGAGATCCGGGTCATCGACCTCCTGACGCACAACGCAGGACTCGGAAACGCGGATTTCCTCTGGTACGAGCAGGACGCCACCACGCGCGACCTCCTGGAGCGCCTGCGCTATCTCGAGCCTGCCTACTCCATGCGTAGCGGGTTCATCTATCAAAACCTGATGTATGCCACTGCGGGAGAGGTGATCGCGGCGGCCAGCGGAGTGCCTTGGGCCCGCTTCATCCAAACGCGCATCCTCGAGCCGCTGGGCATGCGGGATACGCGCACGACGTTGGCAGAAACGGAAGGGCAGCCCAACGTGGCCGGGCCCCACTACCGCCTGGACGGGACGGTCGAACGGATCGAGAACGCCAGCGTGGATCCGGTGGCGGCCGCCGGGTCCATCTGGTCGAGTGTACACGACATGTCGGTCTGGTTGCGGTTCCTGCTCGCGGGTGGGGTGGCGGCCGATGGGCGACGGCTCCTCGAACCGAGCACTGTGGAGTGGCTGTTCACGCCCCACTCGCTGGTGGAGCCGGAGGACTTCTATCCGACGCAGGAGCTGACCCACCCGCACTGGACCACCTACGGGCTCGGGTGGTTCCAGGCAGACTACGAAGGGCGAAAGGTCGACTTCCACACCGGGAGCATCGACGGAATGGTGGCGATCGCCGGCCTGCTTCGCGATGAGGGGGTGGGCGTATACGTGCTCGCCAATCGGGACCACGCCGAAGTGCGTCACGCCCTCATGTATCGCGTCTTCGATCTCTACGACCCGGAGGCGCCACGCGATTGGAGCGCGGACCTGCTTGCGCTGTACGACCGACTCGACACCGAGCAGGCGGAAGCGCAGGCGCGCCGCAGCGCGGCTCGCGCGGCAGACACCGCGCCATCTCTTCCCCTCGACGCCTACGTGGGTACGTTCACTCATCCGCTGTACGGCTCCGTCCGTATCGAGCGGGACGGAGCGCGACTTCTGGCCCGCTACGGTCGCCTGCAGGGGACTCTGGAGCACTGGGAGCGGGAGTCGTTCGACGCGCGTTGGAGCACACGCTGGAGGGGCACGACGCGGCTGACCTTCGTGCTGAGCGGGCCGGAGGTCACGGGCGTGGAGGTGGGTGGCTACACCTTGCCGCGTTCGCCTTGA